One genomic segment of Marinitoga piezophila KA3 includes these proteins:
- a CDS encoding cyclic nucleotide-binding domain-containing protein — MKERLYAPETILVNEGNEVENLIILKEGMLETTSSFCAHHSYETKGIFGAELLIPGIKSFESIRVIENSRVLLLEKELVEKFLLSNSSLVIYLIKKYIEKIISLNKKIFGDIKKENENKKNSEHLIDKNLDVVDISKKYLKRHRRREYTSIKDHNIQLYENGRKLFNAGKIKEALNEFKKIQFNKFDMYFQAEVEIWKDLCMILISPDKKYYLEKTLREKYPFIKELFSFMVFESVITNKPLIKPLVTYLKSGYLLPSHTVLFHEGEEGDWAFMILSGNVRVSKFSPHGEKLLAILSNEEIVGEIACFKDVERTATVFTSTPLQMIKIEKNNLDSLVTNDPGFGLKIVKKLIMRLEFERYWASPMNFDEKLTYMIKKYGKNTLNKSHLKIEEILSLFRITDKKPNEVIDYLFKSNIARLRTDGTLKFI; from the coding sequence ATGAAAGAAAGGTTATATGCTCCGGAAACTATTTTGGTAAATGAGGGAAACGAAGTTGAAAACTTGATAATTTTAAAAGAAGGGATGTTAGAAACAACATCTTCTTTTTGTGCTCATCATTCATATGAAACTAAAGGAATATTTGGTGCTGAATTGCTTATTCCAGGGATAAAATCTTTTGAATCAATAAGAGTTATTGAAAATAGTAGGGTTCTTTTATTGGAAAAAGAACTCGTAGAAAAATTTTTGTTATCAAATTCCAGTCTGGTTATATATCTTATAAAAAAGTATATAGAAAAAATTATTAGTTTAAATAAAAAAATATTCGGAGATATAAAGAAGGAAAATGAGAATAAGAAAAATTCGGAGCATCTTATTGATAAAAACTTAGATGTTGTTGATATTTCGAAAAAATACCTTAAAAGACATAGAAGAAGGGAATATACAAGTATAAAAGATCATAACATACAATTATATGAAAACGGTAGAAAACTTTTTAATGCAGGAAAAATAAAGGAAGCTTTAAATGAATTTAAAAAGATTCAATTTAATAAATTCGATATGTATTTTCAGGCAGAAGTTGAAATCTGGAAAGATTTGTGCATGATATTAATCTCTCCAGATAAAAAATATTATCTTGAAAAAACTCTAAGAGAAAAATATCCGTTTATAAAAGAGTTATTTTCATTTATGGTTTTTGAGTCGGTTATTACAAATAAACCTTTAATAAAACCACTTGTCACTTACTTAAAAAGTGGATATTTGCTTCCATCTCATACTGTATTATTTCATGAGGGGGAAGAAGGAGATTGGGCATTTATGATTCTCTCGGGAAATGTTAGAGTATCAAAATTTTCACCTCACGGTGAAAAATTGTTAGCAATTTTATCAAATGAAGAAATAGTAGGTGAAATTGCTTGTTTTAAAGATGTTGAAAGAACTGCAACTGTATTTACTTCAACACCTTTACAAATGATAAAAATTGAAAAAAATAATTTAGATTCATTGGTTACCAATGATCCTGGTTTTGGATTAAAAATAGTAAAGAAGCTTATTATGAGACTAGAATTCGAAAGATATTGGGCTTCTCCAATGAATTTTGACGAAAAATTAACATATATGATTAAAAAATATGGTAAAAATACATTGAATAAATCTCATTTAAAAATTGAAGAAATATTGAGTTTGTTTAGAATTACTGATAAAAAACCAAATGAAGTTATCGATTACCTTTTTAAATCAAATATTGCGAGATTGAGAACAGATGGAACACTGAAATTTATATAA
- a CDS encoding glycosyltransferase family 4 protein gives MKILLFSEGKNMFQRSGVGKALQLQQEALKLAGVDYTLNPEDNYDIVHINTIGFTSEKILKEAKKKGKKIIVHTHTTYEDFRNSFIFSNQLAFFIKKRLIKMYSNADFLISPTKYTQNLVRSYGIKTKSAVVSNGVDTNKFKYNAKSAIKFKEKYKLNKPLILSVGLPFERKGILDFYKLAKKLPQFQFIWLGAKMKIVPKKIRKILNEKSIKNLLFPGYIPTEDLINAYSAADIFLFPSYEENEGIVVLEALSSQTPLIIRDIPVYKDWLTNEVNCLKSSSLEDFEKNIFKIINKEIDVEKLKENERIVALERDLKVIGEKLKNIYGDLYAEKV, from the coding sequence ATGAAGATTTTATTATTTTCTGAAGGAAAAAATATGTTTCAAAGATCAGGAGTAGGGAAAGCTTTACAGCTTCAACAAGAAGCTTTAAAGTTAGCTGGAGTTGATTATACTCTTAACCCAGAAGATAATTATGACATTGTTCATATAAATACTATTGGTTTTACAAGCGAAAAAATCTTAAAAGAAGCTAAAAAAAAGGGAAAAAAAATTATTGTGCATACACATACTACATATGAAGATTTTAGAAATAGTTTTATATTCAGCAACCAATTAGCTTTTTTCATAAAAAAAAGATTAATAAAAATGTATTCTAATGCGGATTTTTTAATATCGCCAACTAAATATACTCAAAATCTTGTAAGGAGTTATGGTATAAAAACCAAAAGTGCTGTAGTTTCAAACGGTGTAGACACAAATAAATTTAAATATAATGCAAAGTCTGCAATAAAATTCAAAGAAAAATATAAATTAAATAAACCCTTAATCCTTTCAGTTGGTTTGCCTTTTGAAAGAAAGGGTATTTTAGATTTCTATAAATTAGCAAAAAAGCTCCCTCAATTCCAATTTATCTGGTTAGGAGCTAAAATGAAAATAGTACCCAAAAAAATTAGAAAAATCTTAAATGAAAAATCTATTAAAAATTTACTATTTCCCGGATATATTCCTACAGAAGATTTAATTAATGCATATAGTGCTGCAGATATCTTCTTATTTCCTAGCTACGAAGAAAATGAAGGAATTGTAGTTTTAGAAGCCTTATCATCTCAAACTCCTTTAATAATAAGGGATATTCCTGTATATAAAGATTGGCTTACAAATGAAGTTAATTGTCTAAAATCTTCTTCTTTAGAAGATTTTGAAAAAAATATATTCAAGATAATAAATAAAGAAATTGATGTTGAAAAACTTAAAGAAAACGAAAGGATTGTTGCTCTTGAAAGGGATTTGAAAGTTATCGGTGAAAAACTTAAAAACATATATGGTGATTTATATGCTGAAAAAGTATAA
- a CDS encoding lysylphosphatidylglycerol synthase transmembrane domain-containing protein, with product MLKKYKNLISLIISIFIAIFTIVMIEKLTDANLLHELKKLKIEDIMISFFIYFIGYFIDTIRYKIIIRQFGTKISFFQLFYNNVMGLLFSSLTPFAAGGQPYQIYHLNKYGLDLEHSTNIVISRFITLMFLNLFIAFISYNKVIYSLKNTNIESILINMGLFISVAITILILTLFLNSKWILKILNLFPTKRIKKLKSKFEKWSSNLKESISFLWSEKLGYMIIDISLNFLVLIVQAFSLFYMFYKYTNIEINLFNFWIVLGAMTLLNMVVYYIPTPGASGSIEASYQLVFSSILSIKSGVLISIIGWRFATYYLQILFASLLRVFVKLFFKEVEQ from the coding sequence ATGCTGAAAAAGTATAAAAATTTAATTTCTCTAATAATTTCCATTTTTATTGCTATTTTCACAATAGTTATGATTGAAAAACTAACTGATGCTAATTTACTCCATGAATTAAAAAAACTTAAAATAGAGGATATAATGATTTCTTTTTTTATTTATTTTATAGGGTACTTTATTGATACAATTAGGTATAAAATAATTATAAGACAATTTGGAACAAAAATTTCTTTTTTTCAATTATTTTATAATAATGTAATGGGACTTCTTTTTTCATCTCTTACACCTTTTGCTGCCGGGGGGCAACCTTATCAAATTTATCATTTAAACAAATATGGTTTAGATTTAGAACATTCTACAAACATTGTTATCTCTAGATTTATAACATTAATGTTTTTAAACTTATTTATTGCTTTTATATCCTACAATAAAGTGATTTATTCTCTAAAAAATACAAATATAGAATCTATATTAATTAATATGGGATTATTTATTTCTGTAGCAATTACTATTTTGATTCTTACTTTATTTTTGAATAGTAAATGGATTTTAAAAATTTTAAATTTATTTCCAACTAAACGAATAAAAAAACTTAAAAGCAAATTTGAAAAATGGTCTTCTAATCTAAAAGAAAGTATTTCCTTTTTATGGAGTGAAAAGTTAGGATATATGATAATAGATATATCTTTAAATTTTTTAGTTCTCATTGTTCAAGCTTTTTCTCTTTTTTATATGTTTTATAAATATACAAATATCGAAATAAATTTATTTAATTTTTGGATTGTTTTAGGAGCAATGACATTATTAAATATGGTAGTATATTATATTCCAACTCCCGGTGCAAGCGGAAGTATAGAAGCTTCTTATCAATTAGTATTTTCATCAATTCTCTCTATAAAAAGTGGTGTATTAATTTCTATTATTGGATGGAGATTTGCCACTTATTATCTACAAATTTTATTTGCAAGTTTATTAAGAGTTTTCGTTAAATTATTTTTTAAAGAGGTGGAACAATGA
- a CDS encoding glycosyltransferase, with amino-acid sequence MNIGIFSDVYFPQKNGVSTAVKLYKQEMEKLGHNVYLFVPRYSHNYKRNEKNVFEFPAIKFLFEKEQRIAIPISGDIFKIKDLELDIIHSQDPFSMGILAEFLAKLLKIKHVGTHHTMYEYYRKYLPLIIRPTLKQTQKMIRNWCLKLDKVISPTENIKEVLVDYGVPEDHIVVIPTGIETEIFNKEITWNLREEYNIMPDERILLFVGRLGPEKNIDFLINVFSKVVNNEKNTKFVIIGDGVEREKLEEMVVNLSLQEKVIFTGGQPREKVLEAYKQADIFVFASYTETQGLVVLESMAAGTPVVALGKMGVYDLLNHENAGGIMIKELNEDDFVHEILRVLKDHELHKQLSENGIKFVKENYSIEVSVKRIIEVYKDVLNS; translated from the coding sequence ATGAATATAGGCATATTTTCAGATGTATATTTCCCACAAAAGAATGGTGTATCTACTGCTGTAAAATTATATAAACAGGAAATGGAAAAATTAGGACATAATGTATATTTATTTGTACCAAGATATTCTCATAATTATAAAAGAAATGAAAAAAACGTTTTTGAATTTCCTGCAATTAAATTCTTATTTGAAAAAGAACAAAGAATTGCCATTCCAATTTCAGGAGATATTTTTAAAATAAAGGATTTAGAATTAGACATAATTCATTCGCAAGATCCTTTTTCAATGGGAATTCTTGCAGAATTTTTAGCAAAATTATTAAAAATAAAACATGTTGGAACCCATCATACAATGTATGAATATTATAGAAAATATTTACCTTTAATTATTAGACCAACTTTAAAACAAACTCAAAAAATGATACGAAATTGGTGTTTGAAATTAGACAAGGTAATTTCACCTACAGAAAATATAAAAGAAGTATTAGTTGATTATGGTGTTCCTGAAGACCATATAGTGGTTATTCCTACTGGAATAGAAACAGAAATTTTTAATAAAGAAATAACCTGGAATCTTAGAGAAGAGTATAATATAATGCCTGATGAAAGAATTTTATTATTTGTAGGAAGGCTTGGGCCAGAAAAAAATATAGATTTCTTAATTAATGTATTTTCAAAAGTTGTAAATAATGAAAAGAATACTAAATTTGTCATTATAGGTGACGGAGTAGAGAGGGAAAAATTAGAAGAAATGGTAGTTAATTTAAGTTTACAGGAAAAGGTTATTTTTACAGGTGGTCAACCACGTGAAAAGGTATTAGAAGCATATAAACAGGCTGATATTTTTGTATTTGCTTCATATACAGAAACTCAAGGTCTTGTGGTTTTAGAATCTATGGCAGCAGGAACTCCTGTTGTAGCACTTGGAAAAATGGGAGTTTACGATCTTTTAAATCACGAAAATGCTGGTGGAATAATGATCAAAGAATTAAATGAAGATGATTTTGTTCACGAAATTTTAAGAGTATTAAAAGACCATGAATTGCATAAACAATTGTCAGAAAATGGAATTAAATTTGTAAAAGAAAATTATTCAATAGAAGTATCGGTTAAAAGAATTATAGAGGTATATAAAGATGTTTTAAATTCTTGA
- a CDS encoding ATP-binding protein — MNKDLIIEKLEIFQEKLLYILPEKFRPFFDTINKDTKNLMLVGSRGTGKTTFLLKNLKEKNALYISADNPIVSTIPLFDLVEAAFLKGYESVFIDEVHFANDWSIHLKGIYDVFPDKNIWVSDSSSIILQKGVSDLSRRFPIIEIPLLSLREFIYLVDGKLYPIIDPFDYDPKIIKKIISEINVLSLYRDYIDHGFRPIFLEDLHMYDNKLLKIVEKSIQSDILFLLPQLRENYLRIINAIIGYLALAKIPRLIINSLCKEFSIGKEKLYQLLNALEAIKVIRIIRHEKDYKLNSVGSKIFLYDPGIYKIFNGDSGNLREAYVAALFSEAGMKVYSSKKEEYGDFVIDEKLIEVGGKNKKIKKADFVLKDDIEIPVKNSIPLWLIGFLY, encoded by the coding sequence ATGAACAAAGATCTAATAATTGAAAAATTAGAAATTTTTCAGGAAAAACTGCTTTATATTTTACCTGAAAAATTCCGACCTTTTTTTGATACTATTAACAAAGATACAAAAAATTTAATGTTAGTTGGTTCTCGTGGAACTGGAAAAACAACCTTTTTATTAAAAAATTTAAAAGAAAAAAATGCTCTATATATATCAGCAGATAACCCTATTGTTTCAACAATACCATTATTTGATCTTGTAGAAGCCGCATTTTTAAAAGGCTATGAAAGTGTTTTTATTGATGAAGTTCATTTTGCAAATGATTGGAGTATTCATTTAAAAGGAATTTATGATGTCTTTCCTGATAAGAATATATGGGTAAGTGATAGTAGCAGTATAATTTTACAAAAAGGAGTTTCTGATCTTTCAAGACGTTTTCCAATTATAGAAATTCCTTTGCTTTCACTTCGCGAATTTATTTATCTTGTTGATGGAAAACTTTATCCTATAATCGATCCTTTTGATTATGATCCCAAAATCATCAAGAAAATAATTTCCGAAATTAACGTACTCTCATTATATAGAGACTATATAGACCATGGATTTAGACCAATTTTTCTTGAAGATTTACATATGTATGATAATAAGCTTTTAAAAATTGTAGAAAAGTCCATACAATCAGATATTTTATTTTTACTTCCACAATTACGAGAAAATTATTTAAGAATAATAAATGCAATCATTGGATATCTAGCATTAGCTAAAATACCACGACTTATAATAAATTCACTGTGTAAAGAATTTTCAATTGGAAAAGAAAAGCTTTATCAACTTCTAAATGCTCTTGAAGCTATAAAAGTAATAAGAATTATAAGACATGAAAAAGATTATAAACTCAATTCTGTAGGTTCAAAAATATTTTTATATGATCCTGGAATATATAAAATTTTTAATGGTGATTCTGGAAACTTAAGAGAAGCATATGTTGCTGCACTCTTTTCAGAAGCGGGAATGAAGGTATATTCATCTAAAAAAGAAGAATATGGTGACTTTGTAATTGATGAAAAACTTATTGAAGTTGGTGGGAAAAATAAAAAAATTAAAAAGGCTGATTTTGTTTTAAAAGATGACATTGAAATTCCAGTTAAAAATTCCATTCCTCTCTGGCTTATAGGTTTTTTATATTAA